GCGTCGCTGGATCGGCCCGACCCCAACGACGAGCGGCGCAAGCTCAGCTACACCTACCGCGGCGGCTGGGGTGACCCGTCGTCGTCGGCCAAGAGTGACGGCGACCGCATGGTCGACCTGAGCAAGTTCGATGCCAAAGAGATCGTCGCCGTGTTCCGCGGCGCTCCCGAGACGCTTGGCGCCAAGCCGGCCGACGTCACGAGCACCTACCTCATCTTCGAGCCGAGCAGCGATGAGACCGCGCCACCCGGCGCGCTCGACGTCACCATCTATGTCTCCACCGACTTCGGCAGCGGCTACATCGAGCTCAACGGCGACGGCACCACCAAGCAGATCAACTACGTCGACTGACGTCCTCCCCGGCGTGGGGTTGCGCGGCCCTTTGGTAGCGGCGAATATATCGGCGCGATACTATTGCCAGAGGTGTTGGACCGCAGCACCAGCCAAGCAAAGGAGGTGGCTCGATGTTGGAGCTCGCCATCCTGGGCCTTCTACTCGAATCGCCCATGCATGGCTACGAGCTGCGCAAACGTCTGACCGGCCTGCTGGGCGCCTTTCGAGCGTTCTCCTACGGCTCGCTGTACCCGGCACTGCGGCGCATGCAGGCCGACGGCCTGATCGTCGAGGACGCCGCACCGGAGGGGGTGCCGAAGATGCGCCGTGCGCGACGCGTCTACCGGCTCACCGACGCGGGCATCCAGCGCTTCACCGAACTGGTCGCCGACACCGGGCCGCAGAACTTCTCCGACGACGGATTCGGCGTTCACCTCGCCTTCTTCAATCGCACACCGGCCGAGGCGCGGATGCGGATCTTGGAGGGGCGCCGTCGTCAGGTGGAGGAGCGCCGCGAGGGCCTACGCGAAGCGATCGCACGGGCCAGCAGCTCGATCGATCGCTATACCCGGCAGCTTCATCAGCTCGGGTTGGAGTCCAGCGAGCGCGAAGTGAAATGGCTCAACGAATTGATAGCGGCGGAACGGTCCGCGCAACAACGGGCTGAACAGCCGTAAGCACTACCGGGTTAGTCAGGAGAGGGAGATAGACGTCAAATGAGTGCAAACAATGACGTGCGCGTCGCAATCGTCGGCGTGGGGAACTGCGCGTCCTCACTCGTGCAGGGTGTGCAGTACTACAAGGACGCCGACGAGAATGCGACAGTCCCCGGCCTGATGCATGTGCGGCTCGGCCCGTACCACGTGCGCGACGTCAAGTTCGTCGCCGCCTTCGACGTCGACGCCAAGAAGGTCGGCTTCGACCTCTCCGAGGCGATCTTCGCGTCGGAGAACAACACCATCAAAATTGCCGACGTGCCGCCGACCAACGTCGTCGTGCAGCGCGGCCCGACGCTCGACGGCATCGGCAAGTACTACGCCGACACCATCGAGGTATCGGACTCCGATCCGGTCGACGTGGTCAAGGTGCTCAAGGACAACGAGGTCGACGTGCTGGTGTCCTACCTGCCCGTCGGCTCGGAAGAGGCCGACAAGTTCTACGCGCAGTGCGCGATCGACGCGAACGTGGCATTCGTCAACGCGCTGCCCGTCTTCATCGCCTCCGACCCGGTGTGGGCGAAGAAGTTCGAGGACGCCGGCGTGCCGATCGTGGGCGACGACATCAAGAGCCAGGTCGGCGCGACGATCACGCACCGCGTGATGGCCAAGCTGTTCGAGGACCGCGGCGTGCAGCTCGACCGCACGATGCAGCTGAACGTCGGCGGCAACATGGACTTCCTCAACATGCTCGAGCGCGAGCGCCTCGAGTCGAAGAAGATCTCCAAGACGCAGGCGGTCACGTCGAATCTGCAGCGCGAATTCAAGACCAAGGACGTGCACATCGGCCCGTCCGATCACGTCGGCTGGCTCGACGACCGCAAGTGGGCCTACGTGCGGCTGGAGGGCCGGGCGTTCGGTGACGTGCCGTTGAATCTGGAGTACAAGCTCGAGGTGTGGGACTCGCCGAACTCGGCTGGCGTGATCATCGACGCGGTGCGCGCGGCGAAGATCGCCAAGGACCGCGGCATCGGCGGCCCCGTCGAGGCGGCGTCGGCCTACCTGATGAAGAGCCCCCCGAAGCAGCTGCCGGACGATATCGCGCGCGCCCGGCTCGAGGATTTCATCGAGGGCTGATTCTTACCTGCGGTTTGTGTGCGTTCGGGAGCGGTGAGCGTACCTAAACGCACACAAACCGCCGTCAGTTAGGGTCGCCTCATGACCGACATCAGCGCTGATGACGAACTGGCCTCGCTTTCCGAATTCACCTTCCTCAAGGAGAACGCGCTTCAGGCGGGTGCGACGGGTCCGCTACCGGCCGTCGAGCGGATCGACACCGCGGCGATCAGCGCGCTGAAGTTCGGCGACGCGACACCGCGGGTGGTGTTCCTGCACGGTGGCGGACAGAACGCGCACACCTGGGACACCGTGATCGTCGGCCTCGGTGAACCGGCGCTGGCGATTGACCTGCCCGGGCACGGCCGGTCGGCGTGGCGCGAGGACGGGGACTACGGGCCCAAGCTCAACGCCGTCGCGATCGAACCCGTCGTGCGCACATTCGCCCCGGACGCCGAACTGGTTGTCGGGATGTCGCTGGGTGGGCTCACGGCGCTGAGGTTGGCGGTGACGGCGCCGGAGCTGGTCCGCAAGTTGGTGCTCGTCGACGTGACCCCGTCGGCGCCCGAACGTCACACCGAGATGACCAAGGCGCAGATGGGCACGGTGGCGCTGGTGCAGGGTGAACGGACGTTCCCGAGCTTCGACGCGATGCTCGAGGTCACCGTCGCGGCCGCGCCGCATCGTGATCGAGAGTCGTTGCGGCGCGGTGTCTTTCACAACGCCAAGCGTCTCGAGGACGGCACCTGGACATGGCGGTACGACTCGTTCCGGAAGGGCGACGGCTTCGAGGGTCTGTGGGACGACGTCCCCAACCTCACCACGCCGACGACGTTGGTGCGCGGCGCGAAGTCGTTCTTCGTCAACGACGACGACGCCGCCGAATTCGCCCGCAACGCACCAGGATTCCAGACCGTGCACATCGTCGAGGACTCCGGGCACTCCGTGCAGAGCGATCAGCCGGTCAAACTCATCGAGATCCTGCGCGGGGTGCTGGCCGGGTAATCCCACCGCATGTAACCGGGTGGCGGGAATTCTCCCGATTCCGCGCCACACCGTTACAACCGATTGAGGGCCCAAGGGAATATCGGGACGTGATCCGGGTTACATATAGACCGTGAGCGTCCCAATTCGCATCGGCGTACAACTGCAGCCCCAGCACTCCCCGCAATACAGCCACATCCGCGACGCGGTGCGTCGCGCTGAAGACATCGGCGTCGACGTCGCCTTCAACTGGGATCACTTCTTCCCGCTCTACGGCGACCCCGACGGCGCGCACTACGAATGCTGGACGATGCTCGGCGCCTGGGCCGAGCAGACGACCCGACTGGAGATCGGCGCGTTGGTCACGTGCAACTCGTACCGCAACCCCGAACTGCTCGCGGATATGGCCCGCACCGTCGACCACATCAGCGACGGCCGGCTGATCCTCGGCATCGGGTCCGGCTGGAAGCAGAAGGACTACGACGAATACGGCTACGAGTTCGGCACGGTCGGCAGCCGGCTCGACGACCTCGCGGAGGCGCTGCCCCGCATCAACTCGCGGCTGGCCAAGCTCAATCCCGCGCCGACACGCGACATCCCGATTCTGATCGGCGGCGGAGGCGAGAAGAAGACGCTGCGCTTGGTCGCCCAATACGGCGACATCTGGCACAGCTTCACCGACAGCGCCGCATACCCGCGCAAGGCCGAGATCCTCGACAGCCACTGCGCCGAGGTCGGGCGCGATCCCGCCGAGATCGAGCGCTCTGCCGGTGTCGCGGGGGCCGACGAGGAAGCGCTTCTCAAGGAGGCCGACGCGCTCGCCGGGCTGGGCGTCACCCTGCTCACCGTGGGCGTCAACGGGCCGGATTACGATCTCACCCAGGCCCAGGCGTTGGTCCGGTGGCGTGACCGCCATACCGGCAAGTACTGAAAGCTCGCATAACAGGTCCGGCGCAGGCCGGTGGCGTGAGAAGCTGAGCCTCGCATGCCCAAAAAGTACGGAATCAAAGAAAAAGACCTCGTGGTTTCGCACGTGGTCAATCTCGTGCTGACCGGCAAGCTCCGCTCCGGAGATCGGGTGGACCGCAATGAGATCGCCCAGGAACTCGGTGTCTCTCGGGTCCCGATCCAGGAGGCCGTCGTCCAGTTGGAACATGACGGGATCCTGTCGACGCGGTACCACCGCGGCGCGTACGTCGAGACGTTCGACGAGGCCGTCGTGCGTGAACACCTCGAGATATACGGAATGCTCATGGGCATCGCGTCCGCGCGCGCCGCGACCGACCCGGAGGCGCGGGTCCTCA
The nucleotide sequence above comes from Mycolicibacterium moriokaense. Encoded proteins:
- a CDS encoding PadR family transcriptional regulator, whose translation is MLELAILGLLLESPMHGYELRKRLTGLLGAFRAFSYGSLYPALRRMQADGLIVEDAAPEGVPKMRRARRVYRLTDAGIQRFTELVADTGPQNFSDDGFGVHLAFFNRTPAEARMRILEGRRRQVEERREGLREAIARASSSIDRYTRQLHQLGLESSEREVKWLNELIAAERSAQQRAEQP
- a CDS encoding alpha/beta fold hydrolase, encoding MTDISADDELASLSEFTFLKENALQAGATGPLPAVERIDTAAISALKFGDATPRVVFLHGGGQNAHTWDTVIVGLGEPALAIDLPGHGRSAWREDGDYGPKLNAVAIEPVVRTFAPDAELVVGMSLGGLTALRLAVTAPELVRKLVLVDVTPSAPERHTEMTKAQMGTVALVQGERTFPSFDAMLEVTVAAAPHRDRESLRRGVFHNAKRLEDGTWTWRYDSFRKGDGFEGLWDDVPNLTTPTTLVRGAKSFFVNDDDAAEFARNAPGFQTVHIVEDSGHSVQSDQPVKLIEILRGVLAG
- a CDS encoding LLM class F420-dependent oxidoreductase; translated protein: MSVPIRIGVQLQPQHSPQYSHIRDAVRRAEDIGVDVAFNWDHFFPLYGDPDGAHYECWTMLGAWAEQTTRLEIGALVTCNSYRNPELLADMARTVDHISDGRLILGIGSGWKQKDYDEYGYEFGTVGSRLDDLAEALPRINSRLAKLNPAPTRDIPILIGGGGEKKTLRLVAQYGDIWHSFTDSAAYPRKAEILDSHCAEVGRDPAEIERSAGVAGADEEALLKEADALAGLGVTLLTVGVNGPDYDLTQAQALVRWRDRHTGKY
- a CDS encoding inositol-3-phosphate synthase, with product MSANNDVRVAIVGVGNCASSLVQGVQYYKDADENATVPGLMHVRLGPYHVRDVKFVAAFDVDAKKVGFDLSEAIFASENNTIKIADVPPTNVVVQRGPTLDGIGKYYADTIEVSDSDPVDVVKVLKDNEVDVLVSYLPVGSEEADKFYAQCAIDANVAFVNALPVFIASDPVWAKKFEDAGVPIVGDDIKSQVGATITHRVMAKLFEDRGVQLDRTMQLNVGGNMDFLNMLERERLESKKISKTQAVTSNLQREFKTKDVHIGPSDHVGWLDDRKWAYVRLEGRAFGDVPLNLEYKLEVWDSPNSAGVIIDAVRAAKIAKDRGIGGPVEAASAYLMKSPPKQLPDDIARARLEDFIEG